One genomic window of Rhodospirillaceae bacterium includes the following:
- a CDS encoding urea carboxylase-associated family protein, with protein MPGKVVEDFVIPARYGRGFVVKKGQVLRIAQVEGGQVGDCAFFNADDPKEMFHCGQSWAINVTAGTGTSKAFRYFYSKPPRENVMLTVLEDTYPNHWGNMGGRCSTRLYEIRDNLPPGSHRSCQENLREAVEPFGLTGDDIMDVFNVFMNVDLFTDGSFKILPTEAGPDDYIDLRAEMNVLAAISACPADTSPTNNFRSAPLAIRIFEG; from the coding sequence ATGCCGGGGAAAGTGGTGGAAGACTTCGTCATTCCGGCCCGATACGGGCGCGGTTTCGTCGTGAAAAAGGGCCAGGTGCTGCGCATCGCCCAGGTCGAGGGCGGCCAGGTCGGCGACTGCGCCTTCTTCAACGCCGACGATCCGAAGGAGATGTTCCACTGCGGCCAGAGCTGGGCGATCAACGTGACCGCGGGGACCGGCACCAGCAAGGCGTTCCGGTATTTCTATTCCAAGCCGCCGCGCGAGAATGTCATGCTGACGGTGCTGGAAGACACCTACCCCAACCACTGGGGCAACATGGGCGGGCGCTGCTCGACCCGGCTCTACGAAATCCGCGACAATCTCCCGCCCGGCAGCCACCGCTCGTGCCAGGAGAACCTGCGTGAGGCGGTCGAGCCGTTCGGCCTGACCGGCGACGACATCATGGACGTGTTCAACGTCTTCATGAATGTCGACCTGTTCACCGACGGAAGCTTCAAAATCCTGCCGACGGAGGCCGGGCCGGACGACTATATCGACCTGCGCGCCGAGATGAACGTCCTGGCCGCGATCTCCGCCTGCCCGGCCGATACCTCGCCGACCAACAACTTCCGCTCCGCCCCGCTCGCCATCCGGATTTTCGAGGGCTGA
- a CDS encoding hydantoinase/oxoprolinase family protein: MARSQSGWRLGVDIGGTFTDLVLAAPDGALHTHKLLSTPDDYGRGIRDGVAALLDRQGLEPAAVGRVVHGTTVATNAVLEGKGALTGLVTTRGFRDVLEMRRLRIPEMYTLNYRRSEPLVPRRLRLEADERMGPEGQVWRPLDAASVEAAAGRLAAAGVEAVAVCLLHAYANPDHERRVAAVLRDRLGDDVFLTCSSDLLPVIREYERTSTSVINAYLGPVIRGYLGRLREHLDGIGVTASILVMKSDGGIMSAAAAAEKPAYIVESGPAAGVIGAAHAGARDGIADCITLDMGGTTAKASIVEAGEVARTGDYEVGAGINLSSKLVMGGGHALKLPVIDISEIGAGGGSLVRVDAGGLVRVGPDSAGAVPGPVAYGQGGTEPTFCDAVLTLGWLNPDYLVGGGLAVDAGAAAGSVAERIAVVLGRDVLDAAHGILEVACGTMMRAVKAVSTYRGRDPRDFALFAFGGNGPVVAAAIADLLEMTRVVVPPNPGVFSAYGLLLSDIEQEAARSHLALLSETGPAAIDALYRELETGLAADMAAEGYAAGDYALRRLAELRYEGQAHELAVPVPAGPDGLPDTAAMAAAFGAEHERTYGHRADAVAVESVTLRAVATVAVDKPAPKPKPGGATAGSARPAFFGAAAGRPNVPVVPREALTAAPRGGPLIVEEYDATCVVPPGWTARLDAAQNIVLEKGGVA; this comes from the coding sequence ATGGCGCGTTCGCAATCCGGATGGCGCCTCGGCGTCGACATCGGCGGGACCTTTACCGACCTCGTGCTCGCCGCGCCGGACGGCGCCCTGCACACCCATAAGCTTCTGTCAACGCCCGACGACTACGGCCGGGGCATCCGCGACGGCGTTGCGGCGCTGCTTGACCGGCAGGGGCTCGAACCAGCCGCCGTCGGCCGGGTCGTCCACGGCACGACCGTTGCGACCAACGCCGTGCTGGAGGGCAAGGGCGCGCTGACCGGGCTCGTCACCACGCGCGGCTTCCGCGACGTGCTGGAGATGCGCCGCCTGCGCATCCCGGAGATGTACACGCTGAACTATCGCCGGTCGGAGCCGCTGGTCCCGCGCCGGCTGCGCCTGGAGGCGGATGAACGGATGGGGCCGGAAGGCCAGGTCTGGCGGCCGCTCGATGCGGCAAGCGTGGAAGCCGCGGCCGGGCGGCTGGCGGCGGCCGGGGTCGAGGCGGTCGCCGTCTGCCTGCTCCACGCCTACGCCAACCCGGATCACGAGCGCCGCGTCGCGGCCGTCCTGCGCGACCGGCTCGGCGACGATGTGTTCCTGACCTGCTCCAGCGATCTCCTGCCGGTCATCCGCGAGTACGAGCGGACCAGCACGTCCGTCATCAACGCCTATCTCGGGCCGGTGATCCGGGGCTATCTCGGCCGGCTGCGGGAGCATCTGGACGGCATCGGCGTGACCGCGTCGATCCTGGTGATGAAATCCGACGGCGGCATCATGAGCGCCGCGGCGGCGGCGGAGAAGCCGGCCTACATCGTCGAGTCCGGACCTGCCGCCGGCGTGATCGGCGCGGCCCACGCCGGCGCGCGCGACGGGATCGCCGACTGCATCACCCTCGACATGGGCGGCACCACGGCCAAGGCCTCCATCGTCGAGGCCGGCGAGGTCGCCCGGACCGGCGACTATGAGGTCGGCGCCGGCATCAACCTGTCGAGCAAGCTGGTCATGGGCGGCGGCCACGCGCTCAAGCTACCGGTCATCGATATTTCGGAGATCGGCGCCGGCGGCGGCAGCCTGGTGCGGGTCGACGCCGGCGGGCTGGTCCGCGTCGGGCCGGACAGCGCCGGCGCCGTGCCCGGTCCGGTCGCCTACGGGCAGGGCGGTACGGAGCCGACCTTCTGCGACGCGGTGCTGACCCTCGGCTGGCTCAATCCGGATTATCTGGTCGGTGGCGGTCTTGCCGTCGACGCCGGAGCTGCCGCAGGGTCGGTCGCCGAACGGATCGCCGTGGTGCTGGGCCGGGACGTGCTGGACGCCGCCCACGGCATCCTGGAGGTCGCCTGCGGCACCATGATGCGCGCCGTCAAGGCGGTCTCGACCTACCGCGGCCGCGACCCGCGCGATTTCGCCCTGTTCGCCTTCGGCGGCAACGGACCTGTCGTGGCGGCGGCGATCGCCGACCTGCTGGAGATGACGAGGGTTGTCGTGCCGCCCAATCCCGGCGTGTTCAGCGCCTACGGCCTGCTGCTCTCCGACATCGAGCAGGAGGCGGCGCGCAGCCATCTTGCGCTGCTCTCCGAGACCGGGCCGGCGGCGATCGACGCCCTTTACCGGGAACTGGAAACCGGCCTCGCCGCGGACATGGCGGCGGAAGGGTATGCTGCCGGCGACTATGCCCTGCGCCGTCTCGCCGAGCTGCGCTACGAGGGCCAGGCGCACGAACTGGCGGTTCCGGTGCCGGCGGGGCCGGACGGACTGCCCGATACCGCGGCGATGGCCGCCGCCTTCGGCGCCGAGCACGAACGGACCTATGGCCACCGCGCCGATGCCGTCGCCGTGGAAAGCGTTACCCTGCGCGCGGTCGCGACCGTTGCGGTCGACAAGCCCGCGCCGAAGCCGAAACCGGGCGGTGCGACTGCCGGCAGCGCCCGCCCGGCTTTTTTCGGCGCGGCGGCGGGCCGGCCGAACGTGCCGGTCGTGCCGCGCGAGGCCCTGACGGCAGCGCCGCGCGGCGGCCCGCTGATCGTCGAGGAATACGACGCGACCTGCGTTGTGCCGCCCGGCTGGACGGCGCGCCTCGATGCGGCGCAGAATATCGTGCTGGAGAAGGGAGGCGTGGCATGA
- a CDS encoding acyl-CoA dehydrogenase family protein, whose translation MIELPEEVAAIRETFARFCDERILPQAEAIDEAHEFPRDLFRQIGELGFFRMRYPERVGGLELGLLPFCLAVEELSRGSMALAAACSMQALMGTHFLNELGSDDIVERLLIPALDGEKIGGICMTEPNAGSDLHGMNTRAAKADGGWRLNGQKMWVTSAPVADFFTVFAKAGDEDRITIFLVERDFDGLQVGRAIEKLGVRALPTSELSFDDCFVPDSHRLCAVGEGETHLRKILARIRIMTGAMGLGIARAALDDAVQYAGERKQFGKPINRFQAVQMRLADMGTDLEAARHLVAHAAQLCDAGLPHHKEAAMAKLFASEAAARICEHASRIFASYGFAMEYPAQRYLRDVRFLLIGGGTSEILKLVIAKEVSAG comes from the coding sequence ATGATCGAGCTGCCGGAAGAGGTTGCCGCAATCCGGGAGACCTTCGCCCGCTTCTGCGACGAGCGGATCCTGCCCCAGGCCGAGGCGATCGACGAGGCCCACGAGTTTCCGCGCGACCTGTTCCGGCAGATCGGCGAACTCGGCTTTTTCCGCATGCGCTATCCGGAGCGGGTCGGCGGGCTGGAACTCGGCCTGCTGCCCTTCTGCCTGGCGGTCGAGGAACTGTCGCGCGGTTCGATGGCGCTGGCCGCGGCCTGCTCGATGCAGGCGCTGATGGGCACCCATTTCCTGAACGAACTGGGCAGCGACGACATCGTCGAGCGGCTGCTGATCCCGGCGCTCGACGGCGAGAAGATCGGCGGCATCTGCATGACCGAACCCAACGCCGGCTCGGACCTGCACGGCATGAACACCCGCGCGGCGAAAGCAGATGGCGGCTGGCGGCTCAACGGCCAGAAAATGTGGGTGACCTCGGCGCCGGTCGCCGATTTCTTCACCGTTTTTGCCAAGGCCGGCGACGAAGACCGCATCACCATCTTCCTGGTCGAGCGGGACTTCGACGGCCTCCAGGTCGGCCGGGCGATCGAGAAGCTGGGCGTCCGCGCCCTGCCGACCTCGGAACTCTCGTTCGACGACTGTTTCGTGCCGGACAGCCACCGACTGTGCGCGGTCGGCGAGGGCGAAACCCATCTGCGCAAGATCCTCGCCCGCATCCGCATCATGACCGGCGCCATGGGCCTCGGGATCGCCCGGGCGGCGCTCGACGACGCCGTCCAATATGCCGGCGAGCGCAAGCAGTTCGGCAAGCCGATCAACCGTTTCCAGGCCGTCCAGATGCGCCTGGCCGACATGGGCACCGACCTGGAGGCCGCCCGCCACCTCGTCGCCCACGCCGCGCAACTGTGCGACGCCGGCCTGCCGCATCACAAGGAGGCGGCGATGGCCAAGCTGTTCGCCTCGGAGGCCGCGGCGCGCATTTGCGAACACGCCTCGCGCATCTTCGCGTCCTACGGCTTCGCCATGGAGTATCCGGCCCAGCGCTATCTGCGCGACGTGCGCTTCCTGCTGATCGGCGGCGGCACCAGCGAGATCCTGAAGCTGGTCATCGCCAAGGAGGTGTCCGCGGGATGA
- a CDS encoding cobalamin-dependent protein (Presence of a B(12) (cobalamin)-binding domain implies dependence on cobalamin itself, in one of its several forms, or in some unusual lineages, dependence on a cobalamin-like analog.): MTGQATGQATDRPIRVLISKPGLDGHDVGAKVVARALKDAGMDVVYTGLRKTPEDIARRAKDEEVDVIGMSILSGSHLPLARRLKDLWDEYDLGTRLWLVGGNVPERDHEALADIGVDAVFNSRSRLDDIVRYIEENVARWPRN, from the coding sequence ATGACCGGCCAAGCGACAGGCCAGGCAACGGACAGGCCGATCCGGGTGCTGATCTCCAAGCCGGGGCTGGACGGCCACGATGTCGGCGCCAAGGTGGTTGCACGCGCGCTCAAGGACGCCGGCATGGACGTGGTCTATACCGGACTGCGCAAGACGCCGGAGGACATCGCCCGGCGCGCAAAGGACGAGGAGGTCGACGTGATCGGCATGTCGATCCTGTCCGGCTCCCACCTGCCGCTGGCCCGGCGGCTCAAGGACCTGTGGGACGAATACGACCTCGGCACGCGGCTCTGGCTTGTCGGCGGCAACGTGCCGGAGCGGGACCACGAGGCGCTCGCCGACATCGGCGTCGACGCCGTCTTCAATTCGCGCAGCCGGCTGGACGACATCGTCCGGTATATCGAGGAGAATGTAGCGAGATGGCCGAGAAACTAG
- a CDS encoding hydantoinase B/oxoprolinase family protein, with protein MTRARLNARLNARLNMGRNADPIALEVVRNALSSIADEMALVIMRTAYSSIVRDSMDYSTGLCDRHGEAVAHGLTMALHLGSFPDGMKALIAEYGDDTNPGDIFVFNDPYTAGGMHLPDVYIVKPLFYGGELEGYAATLVHQIDMGGIAPGSTAVYATEIFQEGLRIPVLKMYEAGRPNETFFRLMHQNTRVPDKLAGDMRAQVAACNTAERAYGGLVERYGSETFRTILADLHDYAEAVTRREIAALPDGQWSFTDYLDGLGDNPEPIPLKVTVTIDGGRMIVDWAGTAPEVPGAINCPSPFVKSAVQLIVKCIADGEIPNFEGFARAIDIRLPEGTIVNPRPPAACAARAIVGWRAIDVLLGAFAQIVPDRIPAAGEGGVTFPAISGMHRGRQFVLSETLAGSWGAMPDRDGTFGIPNPGGNLTNQPAEMIEALHPLEIEGYGMVENSGGPGRYRGAPAYRRQYRVRAPGGVQMVMRSDRRRILPYGLDGGCPGTPSWNIVNPGPDQRTEPVMPMEAIRLADGEVFCHIGAGGAGQGDPLERDPALVAADVAEERITADYAEAVYGVVLGAAGAVDAQATDAARAELRKARGNGADPAPAYLRMFQDSLGLPDFRLAGERRMVYAEEERD; from the coding sequence ATGACCCGGGCCCGACTCAACGCCCGACTCAACGCCCGACTCAACATGGGCCGCAACGCCGATCCGATCGCCCTGGAGGTGGTGCGCAACGCCCTGTCGTCGATCGCCGACGAGATGGCGCTGGTCATCATGCGCACGGCCTATTCCTCCATCGTGCGCGATTCGATGGACTATTCGACCGGCCTGTGCGACCGGCACGGCGAGGCGGTCGCCCACGGCCTGACCATGGCGCTGCATCTCGGCTCCTTCCCGGACGGCATGAAGGCGCTCATCGCCGAGTATGGCGACGATACGAACCCCGGCGACATCTTCGTCTTCAACGATCCATATACCGCCGGCGGGATGCATCTGCCGGACGTCTATATCGTCAAGCCGCTGTTCTACGGCGGCGAACTGGAAGGTTACGCCGCGACCCTGGTGCACCAGATTGACATGGGCGGCATTGCGCCGGGCAGCACGGCGGTCTACGCCACGGAGATTTTCCAGGAAGGGCTGCGCATTCCCGTATTGAAGATGTACGAGGCGGGCCGGCCCAACGAGACCTTCTTCCGGCTGATGCACCAGAACACGCGGGTGCCGGACAAGCTGGCCGGCGACATGCGCGCCCAGGTCGCCGCCTGCAACACGGCCGAGCGCGCCTACGGCGGCCTTGTCGAGCGCTACGGCAGCGAGACTTTCCGCACCATTCTCGCCGACCTGCACGACTATGCCGAGGCCGTCACGCGCCGGGAAATCGCCGCGCTGCCTGACGGGCAGTGGTCCTTCACCGACTATCTGGACGGGCTCGGCGACAACCCGGAGCCGATCCCGCTCAAGGTGACGGTGACCATCGATGGCGGCCGGATGATCGTCGACTGGGCCGGCACGGCGCCGGAGGTGCCGGGCGCGATCAACTGCCCGTCGCCCTTCGTCAAGTCGGCGGTGCAGCTCATCGTCAAATGCATTGCCGACGGGGAAATCCCGAACTTCGAGGGCTTCGCGCGGGCGATCGACATCCGCCTGCCGGAAGGCACCATCGTCAACCCGCGGCCGCCGGCGGCCTGTGCGGCGCGGGCGATCGTCGGCTGGCGCGCCATTGACGTGCTGCTCGGCGCATTCGCGCAGATCGTGCCGGACAGGATCCCGGCGGCCGGCGAGGGCGGTGTCACCTTCCCGGCGATCAGCGGCATGCACCGGGGCCGGCAATTCGTCCTGTCCGAGACACTGGCGGGGAGCTGGGGTGCGATGCCGGACCGCGACGGCACTTTCGGCATCCCCAACCCCGGCGGCAACCTGACCAACCAGCCGGCCGAGATGATCGAGGCGCTGCATCCGCTCGAGATCGAGGGCTACGGCATGGTCGAGAATTCCGGCGGGCCGGGCCGCTACCGCGGCGCGCCGGCCTACCGGCGGCAGTACCGGGTGCGCGCGCCAGGCGGCGTGCAGATGGTCATGCGCTCCGACCGGCGGCGGATCCTGCCCTACGGGCTGGACGGCGGCTGTCCGGGCACGCCGTCGTGGAACATCGTCAATCCGGGGCCCGACCAGCGCACCGAGCCGGTCATGCCGATGGAAGCGATCCGGCTCGCGGACGGCGAGGTCTTCTGCCATATCGGCGCCGGCGGGGCCGGGCAGGGCGATCCGCTGGAGCGCGATCCCGCCCTGGTTGCGGCGGATGTCGCGGAGGAGCGGATCACGGCCGATTACGCCGAAGCGGTCTACGGCGTCGTGCTCGGCGCGGCCGGCGCGGTCGATGCACAGGCTACGGACGCCGCGCGGGCGGAACTGCGCAAGGCGCGGGGAAACGGCGCCGATCCGGCGCCGGCCTATCTGCGGATGTTCCAGGACAGCCTCGGCCTGCCGGACTTCCGGCTGGCGGGCGAGCGGCGGATGGTCTACGCCGAAGAGGAAAGGGATTAG
- a CDS encoding methylmalonyl-CoA mutase family protein: MAEKLATDAKGGLDLPRGVEPVFFDSGIEVKPVYTAADANGANGAGEERPGEYPFTRGIHAEMYRRRPWTMRQYTGFGNAQATNERFHYLIETGNTGLNVAFDLPSQCGLDSDDPAAEGEVGRVGMAVDSLRDFEVAFDGVDLNAITVSLTINGAAAIMIAMYLAMAEKRGYDIAALRGTAQNDILKEMVGRGTWVFPVEPSVRLVGDTIEYCARHAPNYSPVSVCGYHIRESGCDPAEEMAYAFEIAKAYIDETLKRGLAIDDFAGRLSFNFNVFGKLFEEVAKFRAGRRMWAKILKEQYGAKNPKTMWMRMIAGGGGFGLTIDQPENNIMRGAYYALSAVLSGAQTIALCCYDEAYTIPSPRAQQISIRTMQLLIEELGLCDTADPLGGSYFVEALTDEMEEKITAAMRRVQDEGGIVAGVASGRIQDRVSQQAYEHHRRVESGAARKVGVNCYRVEEEKPDVAFHPERQEDVDMQMASLKQVRAERSRDAVDRALKRLHADAAGGANTMPAIMEAVKAYATVGEMTKVLADVYGRFEEPVTI, encoded by the coding sequence ATGGCCGAGAAACTAGCGACGGACGCGAAAGGCGGGCTCGATCTGCCCAGGGGCGTCGAGCCGGTCTTTTTCGACTCCGGGATCGAGGTGAAGCCGGTCTACACGGCGGCGGATGCGAACGGTGCCAACGGCGCCGGCGAGGAACGGCCGGGCGAGTATCCGTTTACCCGCGGCATCCACGCCGAGATGTACCGCCGGCGGCCCTGGACGATGCGCCAGTATACCGGATTCGGCAACGCGCAGGCGACGAACGAGCGCTTCCACTATCTGATCGAGACCGGCAACACGGGGCTCAACGTTGCCTTCGACCTGCCGTCCCAGTGCGGGCTGGACAGCGACGACCCCGCCGCCGAAGGCGAGGTCGGCCGGGTCGGCATGGCGGTCGACAGTTTGCGCGACTTCGAGGTCGCGTTCGACGGCGTCGACCTGAACGCGATCACCGTTTCGCTCACGATCAACGGCGCCGCGGCGATCATGATCGCCATGTATCTGGCGATGGCGGAAAAGCGCGGCTACGACATCGCCGCCCTGCGCGGCACGGCGCAGAACGACATCCTCAAGGAGATGGTCGGCCGCGGCACCTGGGTCTTCCCGGTCGAGCCGTCGGTCAGGCTGGTCGGCGACACCATCGAATATTGCGCGCGCCACGCACCGAACTACAGCCCGGTCAGCGTGTGCGGCTACCACATCCGCGAATCGGGCTGCGATCCGGCCGAGGAGATGGCCTACGCCTTCGAGATCGCCAAGGCATATATCGACGAGACGCTGAAGCGCGGCCTGGCCATCGACGATTTCGCCGGGCGGCTGTCCTTCAACTTCAACGTCTTCGGCAAGCTGTTCGAGGAAGTCGCCAAGTTCCGCGCCGGCCGCCGGATGTGGGCGAAAATTCTGAAAGAACAGTATGGCGCGAAAAATCCCAAAACCATGTGGATGCGCATGATCGCCGGCGGCGGCGGTTTCGGGCTCACCATCGACCAGCCGGAAAACAACATCATGCGCGGCGCCTACTATGCGCTCTCGGCCGTGCTGTCCGGCGCCCAGACGATCGCGCTGTGCTGCTACGACGAGGCCTACACGATCCCCTCGCCCAGGGCGCAGCAGATCTCGATCCGCACCATGCAATTGCTGATCGAGGAACTCGGCCTGTGCGACACGGCCGATCCGCTCGGCGGCTCCTATTTCGTCGAGGCGCTGACCGACGAGATGGAGGAGAAGATAACGGCGGCGATGCGGCGGGTGCAGGACGAGGGCGGCATCGTCGCCGGCGTCGCGAGCGGCCGGATCCAGGACCGGGTTTCGCAACAGGCCTACGAGCACCACCGCCGGGTCGAGAGCGGCGCGGCGCGCAAGGTCGGCGTCAACTGCTACCGGGTCGAGGAGGAAAAGCCGGACGTCGCGTTCCATCCCGAACGGCAGGAGGACGTCGATATGCAGATGGCGAGCCTGAAACAGGTGCGGGCGGAGCGCAGCCGGGATGCGGTCGACCGCGCGCTGAAACGGCTCCACGCCGATGCCGCCGGCGGCGCCAACACGATGCCGGCGATCATGGAGGCGGTGAAGGCCTACGCGACGGTCGGCGAAATGACGAAGGTCCTCGCCGACGTCTACGGCCGGTTCGAGGAGCCGGTCACGATCTGA
- a CDS encoding NADP-dependent oxidoreductase codes for MKAIRFDRFGGPEELKLVDLPDPQPGPGELLIEVHAVSVVPGDWKLRKGELTAIFPVRPPKVPGRDGAGIVRAVGAGVDRFAAGDRVCFTCQHVDQGSYAQLAVRPVDDVVPMPEGFGFVEAAAVMHAGVCAWIAVVETAGVKAGDRVLVHAAAGAIGGMAVQLCKHLGAEVTGTCSERNRGHVAALGCDRIVPYDTVAFETAVSGQDVAIDLVGGAVHTRSYGVLRPGGMLVWLIAAPFEDRSAGLDIAVRQAMIQDNRDILASVVGLAEAGHLRPLISRVLPLDRAAEAHRILEAGENTRGRLVLETQRFAN; via the coding sequence TTGAAAGCCATCCGTTTCGACCGGTTCGGCGGGCCGGAGGAACTGAAACTGGTCGACCTGCCCGATCCGCAACCGGGCCCGGGCGAACTGCTGATCGAGGTCCATGCCGTCAGCGTGGTGCCGGGCGACTGGAAGCTGCGCAAGGGCGAGCTGACCGCGATCTTCCCGGTCCGGCCGCCCAAGGTGCCGGGGCGCGACGGCGCCGGGATCGTGCGGGCGGTGGGCGCCGGCGTCGACCGCTTCGCCGCCGGCGACCGGGTCTGCTTCACCTGCCAGCATGTCGACCAGGGCTCCTATGCGCAACTCGCCGTCCGCCCGGTGGACGATGTCGTGCCGATGCCCGAAGGCTTCGGTTTCGTCGAGGCTGCCGCCGTCATGCATGCCGGGGTCTGCGCCTGGATCGCCGTGGTGGAAACCGCCGGCGTCAAGGCCGGCGACCGGGTGCTGGTGCACGCGGCGGCCGGTGCGATCGGCGGCATGGCCGTGCAGTTGTGCAAGCATCTGGGCGCCGAAGTGACCGGCACCTGCAGCGAACGCAACCGCGGCCATGTCGCCGCGCTGGGCTGCGACCGGATCGTGCCCTACGACACGGTGGCCTTCGAGACGGCGGTGTCCGGCCAGGACGTTGCGATCGACCTGGTCGGCGGCGCGGTCCACACCCGCTCCTACGGCGTGCTGCGGCCCGGCGGCATGCTGGTCTGGCTGATCGCCGCGCCCTTCGAGGACCGCTCGGCCGGGCTGGATATCGCGGTGCGCCAGGCCATGATCCAGGACAATCGCGATATCCTGGCTTCCGTCGTCGGCCTGGCGGAGGCCGGACATCTCCGGCCGCTGATCAGCCGGGTCCTGCCGCTGGACAGGGCCGCCGAAGCGCACCGGATTCTCGAAGCCGGGGAAAACACCCGCGGCCGGCTCGTGCTGGAAACGCAGCGCTTTGCGAACTGA
- a CDS encoding CaiB/BaiF CoA-transferase family protein, which yields MTRRTLIAMEQALAMPYATMRFVHLGWRVIRVESTGGGDQPGDPNRYIGGPVPGIEPYSYFLAQNVGKECVALNLKTAEGRAALHRMIRELDADVFTCNTIPSRYEQLGIDYETLSSIKPGLIWAGISAMGPDYPRVAGYDPVIQAMCGYMEVTGFEDGPPTLMGVPVVDLKAGDEVYANVLLALAEGADRAGGRRIDVSMLQAAASWLITLLPLIDLDCDPEEISRWGNAHRKFIPTSVYPTSDGYIYIAVGSNAQWRRLTAIERFVPVAKDGARDTPEARYADREAIYREIGVATGQATLAAVSAELSAAQIPNTPINPIPQVHEMPAVRSKMTRTVLPTGRALRLQPRAVDLAEKPEDFFPPRGYGEDTRAVLREVGYAGKEIDRMIETGIAAGPSAA from the coding sequence GTGACGAGACGCACCCTCATCGCCATGGAACAGGCGCTCGCGATGCCCTACGCGACGATGCGCTTCGTGCATCTCGGCTGGCGGGTCATCCGGGTCGAATCGACCGGCGGCGGCGACCAGCCCGGCGACCCGAACCGCTATATCGGCGGGCCGGTGCCGGGCATCGAGCCCTATTCCTATTTCCTGGCCCAGAATGTCGGCAAGGAATGCGTCGCCTTGAACCTCAAGACGGCGGAAGGCCGGGCCGCCCTGCATCGCATGATCCGGGAGCTCGACGCCGACGTCTTCACCTGCAACACGATTCCCAGCCGCTACGAACAGCTCGGCATCGACTACGAGACCCTGAGCTCGATCAAACCGGGGCTGATCTGGGCGGGGATTTCCGCCATGGGGCCGGACTATCCGAGGGTCGCCGGCTACGATCCGGTCATCCAGGCGATGTGCGGCTATATGGAAGTGACCGGATTCGAGGACGGGCCGCCGACCCTGATGGGCGTGCCGGTGGTCGATCTCAAGGCCGGCGACGAGGTCTATGCCAACGTCCTGCTGGCGCTCGCCGAGGGTGCGGACAGGGCCGGCGGCCGGCGGATCGACGTCTCGATGCTCCAGGCCGCGGCGTCGTGGCTGATCACGCTCCTGCCGCTGATCGACCTGGACTGCGACCCGGAGGAGATTTCCCGCTGGGGCAACGCCCACCGCAAGTTCATCCCGACCAGCGTCTACCCGACCAGCGACGGCTACATCTATATCGCCGTCGGCAGCAACGCCCAGTGGCGCCGCCTGACAGCGATCGAACGCTTCGTCCCCGTGGCGAAGGACGGCGCGCGCGACACGCCGGAAGCGCGCTATGCCGACCGCGAGGCGATCTACCGGGAGATCGGCGTGGCGACCGGGCAGGCGACGCTGGCGGCGGTTTCGGCGGAACTGTCGGCGGCGCAGATCCCGAATACGCCGATCAACCCGATCCCGCAGGTTCACGAGATGCCGGCGGTCCGCTCGAAGATGACCCGGACGGTGCTGCCGACCGGCCGGGCCCTGCGCCTGCAGCCGCGCGCCGTCGACCTGGCGGAAAAGCCGGAGGACTTCTTCCCCCCGCGCGGCTACGGCGAAGACACGAGGGCCGTACTGCGCGAAGTCGGCTATGCCGGGAAGGAGATCGACCGGATGATCGAGACCGGTATCGCCGCGGGTCCGTCAGCCGCATAG
- a CDS encoding FCD domain-containing protein translates to MARRTSADAYEFLRQELLHGALMPGERLRVADLNERYRLGLSPIREALMRLTSEGLVSWESYRGARVPDDNLEEFRDMIRTRREIERLCLTKAIELGDANWEAEIVRSFHVMSRTPFPDPTDSRETTANWERCHRQFHYALVAACGSDWLLQFWNTLADQSERYRKLRLFQTGADESRQLDAQRDHERIMEAVIGRDVAASIDLMDAHLIKTEKAISKLLKPKREAETEPG, encoded by the coding sequence ATGGCAAGACGCACAAGCGCGGATGCCTATGAATTTCTTCGGCAGGAGCTCCTGCACGGCGCGCTGATGCCGGGCGAGCGGCTTCGCGTGGCCGACCTGAACGAGCGCTACCGGCTCGGGCTGTCGCCGATCCGGGAGGCGCTGATGCGCCTGACCAGCGAGGGGCTCGTATCCTGGGAAAGTTATCGCGGCGCGCGCGTGCCCGACGACAATCTCGAAGAGTTCCGCGACATGATCCGAACCCGCCGGGAAATCGAGAGGCTGTGCCTGACCAAGGCGATCGAACTGGGCGATGCGAATTGGGAAGCGGAGATTGTGCGGTCCTTCCATGTCATGTCGCGAACCCCGTTTCCCGACCCGACCGACTCCCGGGAAACGACTGCCAACTGGGAACGCTGCCACCGCCAGTTCCACTACGCGCTGGTCGCCGCCTGCGGTTCGGACTGGCTCCTGCAGTTCTGGAACACGCTGGCGGACCAATCGGAACGCTATCGGAAACTGCGGCTGTTCCAGACCGGAGCCGACGAGAGCCGCCAGCTCGACGCCCAGCGCGATCACGAAAGGATCATGGAAGCGGTCATCGGCCGCGACGTGGCTGCCTCAATCGATCTGATGGATGCGCATCTGATCAAGACCGAAAAGGCAATCTCCAAGCTCCTCAAACCCAAGCGCGAAGCGGAAACGGAACCGGGCTGA